The following proteins come from a genomic window of Diorhabda carinulata isolate Delta chromosome X, icDioCari1.1, whole genome shotgun sequence:
- the LOC130900772 gene encoding protein rogdi has translation MTECEKEEATNLQKEFEWVLNQEVHKGLDQIHQILVECARRFPVALYGHDNSAKQDKFVLSVPADQLKCVVTLTGDSITHADINFKVVRQTTVTNVRTTIQSEYPWKLQQVQDAANHLQQAIYHIDDVGKHYKFKSSDEVLHVLGNILGSLQRGRTSLIVPRKKTIYDLLKSRNMKSLSPPLAEDLAISFYIQSHKLVFVMYHLMNNQGVMTPDPTPAECSVPWLNEVLVLFTVGLQLCQQLKDKICVFSQYKDFTVGSRSSSPFPS, from the exons atgacgGAGTGCGAAAAAGAGGAAGCTACAAATTTg CAAAAAGAATTCGAATGGGTATTAAATCAAGAAGTTCATAAAGGTCTCGACCAGATCCATCAGATACTAGTG GAGTGCGCTAGAAGGTTTCCAGTTGCTTTATATGGACATGATAATTCTGCAAAACAAGATAAATTCGTTTTATCAGTACCAGCTGATCAGTTGAAATGTGTTGTCACATTAACAGGAGATAGTATTACACATGCA gaTATCAATTTTAAAGTTGTGAGACAGACGACAGTCACAAATGTACGTACGACAATTCAAAGTGAGTATCCTTGGAAATTACAGCAGGTACAAGATGCAGCAAATCATTTGCAGCAAGCCATATACCACATTGACGATGTTGGCAAACATTACAAATTCAA GTCATCTGATGAGGTCCTTCACGTATTAGGAAATATTTTGGGTAGCTTACAGAGGGGCAGAACTAGTTTAATAGTACCTAGGAAGAAAACAATTTATGATTTACTTAAAAGTCGCAATATG aaatctCTTTCGCCTCCTTTAGCTGAAGACCTAGCAATAAGTTTCTATATACAGAGTCATAAATTGGTATTTGTTATGTACCATTTGATGAATAATCAAGGAGTTATGACACCAGATCCTACACCAGCAGAGTGTTCGGTACCTTGGTTGAATGAGGTATTAGTATTATTTACAGTCGGATTGCAGCTATGCCAGCAACTGAAAGATAAG ATCTGTGTTTTCTCTCAATACAAAGATTTCACCGTCGGTTCTAGATCTAGTAGTCCTTTTCCAAGTTAA
- the LOC130900771 gene encoding NCK-interacting protein with SH3 domain isoform X1: MSQDIILTGNLDMLHSLYDFKATYAKTLSFRSNEYFLLQQTNTKHKNWWEVINERGDTGYIPSNYVETVTVNPSFFLQFIDNCLVNLKTPSECSIRDKSDIIKRLKELRKQIEQLPEVSINSVGVDSDENPPLLFKNSDGKIEPINSSTSCYSERRNRSLNEDPIKPISKSSIRKSIENIHDEIRSDIFKESKKSESTVSSSLSSNISPPITHQSVYDLVESVRINTQLSHEMSRIAMVTVVQGLHELLPASVFPYLSTILSHSQASLVDDVQIDQTHDASRLKIIFNELTSCKEDAQQRSWMLHEDEDVIKEYIIEMISILSNADASISRHVISSDQYHVITTLIQYYQMETRWSIRQLLLQAFGVLCSLDKTVITIMLNSVLPSELARDIMSNPRNIPKLNYSSLLLTMVFSMGEPMPVTHNDFLGKRFLSFILDNIEYPPDTDLEEQIPDLFLNLIISFNLQFSEENENPVLAALEERDVAKTFTEKILLLINREEDPVRIFDHEPAPPHSLLKLFNDLFSRRSTSDLFYTNDIKVLIDIIVRNISDLSTGDMRRRLYLELCRRVMRNTNYEEHQHKVDEILKCFTRIFCEESETSKFDQKLVKEISNEFPHLFK, encoded by the exons ATGTCACAAGATATCATTCTAACTG GAAATTTGGATATGCTCCACAGTTTATATGACTTCAAAGCTACGTATGCCAAAACATTGAGTTTCAGAAGTAATGAGTACTTTTTGCTTCAACAAACTAACACTAAACACAAAAATTGGTGGGAAGTCATTAATGAAAGAGGTGATACGGGCTATATACCCTCTAATTATGTGGAAACAGTAACTGTAAACCCTTCGTTTTTCTTACAATTCATAGACAACTGTTTGGTAAACTTGAAAACACCTTCAGAATGCTCAATTCGTGATAAAAGTGATATAATAAAGAGGCTAAAAGAGTTGAGGAAACAAATAGAGCAGCTACCAGAGGTTTCCATAAACTCCGTTGGAGTCGATAGTGATGAAAATCCTCccttattatttaaaaactcgGATGGAAAGATAGAACCTATAAATTCTTCCACCAGCTGTTATTCTGAACGAAGAAATAGAAG TCTAAATGAAGATCCAATAAAACCCATTAGTAAATCTAGCATTAGGAAATCTATTGAGAATATTCATGATGAAATTAGATCTGATATATTCAAAGAATCTAAAAAGTCTGAATCAACTGTTTCTAGCTCTTTAAGTAGTAATATTTCCCCTCCAATTACTCATCAGTCCGTTTATGATCTAGTGGAAAGTGTTAGAATTAACACTCAACTTTCACATGAGATGTCCAGAATTGCCATGGTTACTGTAGTTCAAGG aTTACATGAGTTACTTCCTGCTTCCGTATTTCCATATCTGAGTACAATTTTATCTCATTCACAAGCTTCCTTAGTGGATGATGTTCAAATAGACCAAACTCATGATGCTAGTCGcttgaaaatcattttcaacgAATTAACTTCCTGCAAGGAAGATGCTCAACAAAGAAGTTGGATGTTACATGAGGATGAAGATGTTATTAAGGAGTATATCATTGAGATGATTTCAATTCTG TCCAATGCAGATGCAAGCATATCTAGACATGTAATATCTTCTGACCAATATCATGTTATTACCACTCTAATTCAGTATTATCAAATGGAAACAAGATGGTCTATTAGGCAATTATTATTACAAGCATTTGGAGTTTTATGTAGTTTAGATAAAACTGTTATTACTATTATGTTAAATTCTGTATTACCCAGTGAACTCGCTAG ggATATCATGTCAAATCCAAGAAACATTCCAAAACTAAATTATTCGTCTTTACTATTAACAATGGTATTTTCAATGGGAGAACCAATGCCTGTGACTCATAATG attttttgggaaAAAGATTCCTTTCATTCATTCTTGATAACATCGAATATCCTCCAGATACAGATTTAGAAGAGCAGATAcctgatttatttttgaatctaaTAATCTCCTTTAACCTCCaattttctgaagaaaatgaGAATCCCGTGTTGGCAGCTTTAGAGGAAAGGGATGTAGCTAAAacatttacagaaaaaatattgttacttATTAATAGAGAAG AGGATCCTGTAAGAATATTTGACCACGAACCAGCACCGCCTCATTCGCTTCTGAAATTATTCAACGACTTATTCAGTCGTAGGTCCACATctgatttattttatactaatgACATCAAAGTTCTTATTGACATAATAGTTAgaaatatttctgatttatCTACAGGGGATATG AGAAGGAGATTGTATTTGGAACTTTGCCGTAGAGTAATGCGAAACACAAATTACGAAGAACACCAACACAAAGTTGACGAAATCTTGAAATGTTTCACTAGAATATTTTGCGAAGAGAGCGAGACGAGTAAATTCGATCAAAAGTTAGTCaaagaaatatcaaatgaaTTTCCTCATCTATTCAAGTAA
- the LOC130900771 gene encoding NCK-interacting protein with SH3 domain isoform X2, with protein MSQDIILTGNLDMLHSLYDFKATYAKTLSFRSNEYFLLQQTNTKHKNWWEVINERGDTGYIPSNYVETVTVNPSFFLQFIDNCLVNLKTPSECSIRDKSDIIKRLKELRKQIEQLPEVSINSVGVDSDENPPLLFKNSDGKIEPINSSTSCYSERRNRSLNEDPIKPISKSSIRKSIENIHDEIRSDIFKESKKSESTVSSSLSSNISPPITHQSVYDLVESVRINTQLSHEMSRIAMVTVVQGLHELLPASVFPYLSTILSHSQASLVDDVQIDQTHDASRLKIIFNELTSCKEDAQQRSWMLHEDEDVIKEYIIEMISILSNADASISRHVISSDQYHVITTLIQYYQMETRWSIRQLLLQAFGVLCSLDKTVITIMLNSVLPSELARDIMSNPRNIPKLNYSSLLLTMVFSMGEPMPVTHNDFLGKRFLSFILDNIEYPPDTDLEEQIPDLFLNLIISFNLQFSEENENPVLAALEERDVAKTFTEKILLLINREEDPVRIFDHEPAPPHSLLKLFNDLFSRRSTSDLFYTNDIKVLIDIIVRNISDLSTGDMMAPRILVICYLSQGSSHV; from the exons ATGTCACAAGATATCATTCTAACTG GAAATTTGGATATGCTCCACAGTTTATATGACTTCAAAGCTACGTATGCCAAAACATTGAGTTTCAGAAGTAATGAGTACTTTTTGCTTCAACAAACTAACACTAAACACAAAAATTGGTGGGAAGTCATTAATGAAAGAGGTGATACGGGCTATATACCCTCTAATTATGTGGAAACAGTAACTGTAAACCCTTCGTTTTTCTTACAATTCATAGACAACTGTTTGGTAAACTTGAAAACACCTTCAGAATGCTCAATTCGTGATAAAAGTGATATAATAAAGAGGCTAAAAGAGTTGAGGAAACAAATAGAGCAGCTACCAGAGGTTTCCATAAACTCCGTTGGAGTCGATAGTGATGAAAATCCTCccttattatttaaaaactcgGATGGAAAGATAGAACCTATAAATTCTTCCACCAGCTGTTATTCTGAACGAAGAAATAGAAG TCTAAATGAAGATCCAATAAAACCCATTAGTAAATCTAGCATTAGGAAATCTATTGAGAATATTCATGATGAAATTAGATCTGATATATTCAAAGAATCTAAAAAGTCTGAATCAACTGTTTCTAGCTCTTTAAGTAGTAATATTTCCCCTCCAATTACTCATCAGTCCGTTTATGATCTAGTGGAAAGTGTTAGAATTAACACTCAACTTTCACATGAGATGTCCAGAATTGCCATGGTTACTGTAGTTCAAGG aTTACATGAGTTACTTCCTGCTTCCGTATTTCCATATCTGAGTACAATTTTATCTCATTCACAAGCTTCCTTAGTGGATGATGTTCAAATAGACCAAACTCATGATGCTAGTCGcttgaaaatcattttcaacgAATTAACTTCCTGCAAGGAAGATGCTCAACAAAGAAGTTGGATGTTACATGAGGATGAAGATGTTATTAAGGAGTATATCATTGAGATGATTTCAATTCTG TCCAATGCAGATGCAAGCATATCTAGACATGTAATATCTTCTGACCAATATCATGTTATTACCACTCTAATTCAGTATTATCAAATGGAAACAAGATGGTCTATTAGGCAATTATTATTACAAGCATTTGGAGTTTTATGTAGTTTAGATAAAACTGTTATTACTATTATGTTAAATTCTGTATTACCCAGTGAACTCGCTAG ggATATCATGTCAAATCCAAGAAACATTCCAAAACTAAATTATTCGTCTTTACTATTAACAATGGTATTTTCAATGGGAGAACCAATGCCTGTGACTCATAATG attttttgggaaAAAGATTCCTTTCATTCATTCTTGATAACATCGAATATCCTCCAGATACAGATTTAGAAGAGCAGATAcctgatttatttttgaatctaaTAATCTCCTTTAACCTCCaattttctgaagaaaatgaGAATCCCGTGTTGGCAGCTTTAGAGGAAAGGGATGTAGCTAAAacatttacagaaaaaatattgttacttATTAATAGAGAAG AGGATCCTGTAAGAATATTTGACCACGAACCAGCACCGCCTCATTCGCTTCTGAAATTATTCAACGACTTATTCAGTCGTAGGTCCACATctgatttattttatactaatgACATCAAAGTTCTTATTGACATAATAGTTAgaaatatttctgatttatCTACAGGGGATATG ATGGCGCCACGCATTCTAGTTATATGTTATTTGTCACAAGGATCTTCCCATGTGTGA
- the LOC130900773 gene encoding troponin C isoform X1 yields MSADELPPEQIAVLRKAFEAFDSQKSGSIPCDMVADILRLMGQPFDKKILEELIEEVDADKSGRLEFEEFVTLAAKFIVEEDDEAMQKELKEAFRLYDKAGNGYIPTTCLREILRELDDQLTDKELDMMIEEIDTDGSGTVDFDEFMEMMTGEV; encoded by the exons taCTCCGTAAAGCTTTTGAAGCATTCGACAGCCAAAAATCCGGAAGCATACCATGTGACATGGTAGCTGACATATTGCGTCTTATGGGCCAAcctttcgataaaaaaattttggaagaaCTCATTGAAGAAGTTGATGCCGACA AATCTGGCCGTCTTGAATTCGAGGAATTCGTAACTTTGGCCGCCAAATTCATTGTTGAAGAAGATGATGAAGCTATGCAAAAAGAACTTAAAGAAGCTTTCAGGTTATACGACAAAGCAG GGAATGGTTACATCCCTACCACATGTCTCCGTGAAATATTAAGAGAATTAGATGACCAGCTAACAGATAAAGAATTAGACATGATGATTGAAGAAATTGACACAGATGGTTCTGGAACAGTAGATTTTGATG aaTTCATGGAGATGATGACTGGGGAAGTGTAG
- the LOC130900773 gene encoding troponin C isoform X2, with the protein MDELPPEQIAVLRKAFEAFDSQKSGSIPCDMVADILRLMGQPFDKKILEELIEEVDADKSGRLEFEEFVTLAAKFIVEEDDEAMQKELKEAFRLYDKAGNGYIPTTCLREILRELDDQLTDKELDMMIEEIDTDGSGTVDFDEFMEMMTGEV; encoded by the exons taCTCCGTAAAGCTTTTGAAGCATTCGACAGCCAAAAATCCGGAAGCATACCATGTGACATGGTAGCTGACATATTGCGTCTTATGGGCCAAcctttcgataaaaaaattttggaagaaCTCATTGAAGAAGTTGATGCCGACA AATCTGGCCGTCTTGAATTCGAGGAATTCGTAACTTTGGCCGCCAAATTCATTGTTGAAGAAGATGATGAAGCTATGCAAAAAGAACTTAAAGAAGCTTTCAGGTTATACGACAAAGCAG GGAATGGTTACATCCCTACCACATGTCTCCGTGAAATATTAAGAGAATTAGATGACCAGCTAACAGATAAAGAATTAGACATGATGATTGAAGAAATTGACACAGATGGTTCTGGAACAGTAGATTTTGATG aaTTCATGGAGATGATGACTGGGGAAGTGTAG